CGTATTTAAATTCAAAAAAAATATTTCAATGGAGGAAATTGATGAATGTTTTCTTTCAATGAATAAAATGGTAGGACAAATTCCGGGATTATTAGACATGGAATATGGGCCCTATAATGGCAATGAGGGATTAAATGAAGATTTTACTCACGGTTTTATCATGACTTTTGATTCTGAGGAATCCAGAGATGAATATCTGCCTCATCCCATTCATGAAGAAGTTAAACTCTTGGTTGTTCCAAAACTTGAAAAAGTTATCGTTTTTGATATAGTTGTTTAATGATGATGACTCAAAATGATAAGTCTATTCTAATGATTGGGTGCTTTGACACCAAAGAAGAAAACTTCAACTTTCTTAGGCAATGCATTGTATCTCATGGGGAAAGTGTAATTTCAATGAATACTGGAATTTTTGGATCCACATCACTTTTTCCTGTTGAATTAGATTCAGAATTAGTTGCAGCTGAAGCTGGTGAATCTATTGAAGATTTAAGAAAAAAAGCTGACCGAGGTCATGCAGTTGATATAATAGGTAAAGGTGCTGGAAAATTGCTTTCCAGATTATTTACCGAAGGAAAAATCAAGGCAGTTATTGGTATGGGCGGCGGCGGCGGGACTTATATAGCACTAGCAGCGATGGAACCTTTGCCCATTGGCTTTCCTAAACTCTGTATTTCCACATTAGCGTCCAAGGATGTCACGCGACAAGTTGGTATGAAGGACATACTTTTGATGCCCTCAGTGGTTGATGTAGCCGGCCTGAACAGGATCAGCCGTCTCATTATGCGGAACGCTGCAGCTGCTGTTTCCGGAATGGCAAAGGTGAATCTGAAAACTGATGAAAAATCTTTGGGAACTATAGCTATCAGCATGTTTGGCAACACAACTGCCTGTGTGAACGAATGCACAAAACTTTTGGAAGCAAAAGGATATGAAGTTATGGCATTCCATGCCAACGGGCTCGGGGGAAATGCTATGGAAACCCTGATAAGGGAAGATTGCTTTGTTGGAATTTTAGACATCACTACCACTGAGTTGGCCGATGAACTATGCGGGGGCATCTGCAGTGCAGGTCCCGGGCGTCTCACTGCTGCCGTTGAAATGGGGATACCCCAAGTGGTGGTGCCCGGTTGTCTGGACATGGTCAACTTTGCCCACCCGGACACCGTTCCGGAGCAATACAGGGAACGACAGCTTTACAGCTGGGCGCCTGATGTCACTTTAATGAGAACTGATAGGCAGGAAAATATGGAATTGGCAAAAATGATTGCCCAAAGGTTAAATCAATCTACCGTACCAGCCACAGTATTGCTACCCCTTAAGGGACTTTCCCAAATTGATGCGGATGGGGGTGTTTTCCATGAACCTGAGATCAACAGGGTTCTATTCGACACCTTAAAACAGCATTTAAAGCCGCATGTAAATATCGTAGAGATTGATGCCAATATCAATGAAAAAAAAATTTCCGAATCCGCAGTCCATCTTTTGTTGGAAAATATGGAAATACAGAATCAAATGGCATAAAATAGATATCCGTAGGAATTAAAATAAGAATTTATCTAAACTCAAATAAAAAAATAATTATGGCAAATCCATGGACAGGTAGGGGGAATCCCTACACAAGGCAGGAAGTTAGGGACAGATTACAAACGGTGGTAGATCAGAAATCCGCCATTATTGCAGCAGGGGCCGGTACTGGTATTAGTGCTAAATTTATTGAAAAAGGAGGCGCAGATCTTATCATTATTTATAACTCTGGAAGATTTAGAATGTCTGGGCATGGTTCAACTGCTGGGTTAATGGCCTATGGTGATGCAAATGCGGTTGCCATGGAAATCGGCGAATTCGAGGTACTTCCGGTGGTGGAGGAAATACCAGTCATCTGCGGGGTACACGGTTCCGATCCGCGCCGGAGAATTTGGCACCATTTGTTGAAGGTGAAGGAAATGGGTTTTTCGGGAATCAACAATTTCCCGACGCACTGCATCGTGGATGGGCATTTCAGACAGGTGTTGGAAGAAACGGGTATGGGCTTTGAAAAGGAGGTTGAAATGGTCAGGATAGCCAACAAAATGGATTTGTTCTCTATTGTGTATGTGGCCACGCCTGAGGAAGCAGTGCAAATGGCAAATGCCGGTGCTGATGCCATCATTACCCATGTGGGTACAACCGTAGGCGGCTCGGTAGGGGTGACAGGAGCTAGCTGCACCATGGAAGATGCCATCGAAAGAACAAACAGGATCATTGAAGCCGCAAAAAAAGTAAACCCCAAAGTATTTTTTCTGACCCATGGGGGTCCCATCAATACTCCTGAGGATGTGCGGAAAATTCTGGATAAAACCAATGCCCATGGATTTGTGGGGGCGTCCTCCCTGGAAAGAATGGGCGTGGAAAAATCCCTGACCGATTTGACAAGGGAGTTCAAAAAATTGACTATACAAAAATAAACCTAATATATTAATGAATTTGCTAAATCGACAAAGTAAGAATTAGGGATATTGAATTATTCAAGTTCTGCATCTCAATGCAATATTGATTGATAGACTATTATTTTGATAAGATAAAGTTAAACCCCATGAATGGAAAAATAAATAAAAGTGCTTTATTCACTGGAAGTTGTTTTGCCCTAATAACGACGGCATTTTCTTTTTCCATAAGGGCAGGAGTTCTGCCTCAATTTGCCGAACAATTTGGACTTTCCGCAGAACAATTGGGTTTCATCAATTCAATGTGGTTTTTAGGTTTCCCCATTTCAATGGTTATAGGTGGATTGGTTTACCATTCATTTGGTCCAAAGAACATTATGATCGTAGCATTCGTGGCTCATTCTCTGGGAATTATATTGACCATTTATGCTGGGGGCTACGTTATATTGCTTTTATCAACGCTATTGATAGGTATTGGAAATGGCTGTACAGAAGCTGCCTGCAACCCCATGATTGCAGATACATATTCTGGAGTAAAAATGAATAAAATGCTTAATCGCTTCCATATGTGGTTTCCTGGTGGGATAATTTTGGGAGCTATCCTCTCCAAATTCATGACGGACTTTGAATTTGGTTGGCAACTACAAATCTGGATAATTATGATCCCAACAATTATTTATGCCGCTTTATTTTACGGAAAATCATTTCCGAAACCAAAAATTCAAGGAGCAAATTCCCTTTTTGAAAACCTGAAGGCGATGGCAAGCCCCCTTTACATTTTTTTGTTCTGCTGTATGGCATTGACCGCTATTACAGAATTTGGTCCCAATCAATGGGTAAATATTGTCTTAAGCTATAGTGGAGCTGATGCGATGCTTATTTTAGCTCTGATTAGCGGGGTGATGGTAGTGGGCAGATTTTTTGCTGGTCCCATAGTTAAAGGATTGGGTCAGACAGGAGTACTTTTGTTTTCTTCATTATTGGCCACCATAGGTATTTATATGTTTAGCACTGTAACTGGATTTATGGCATATGGGGCCGCAATTATATTTGCATTGGGGATATGTTATTTCTGGCCCATAATGATTGGAATAGTAGCTCAAAGAGTTCCTTTAAGCAGTGCATTTGGAATGTCGGTGATTGGAGGAATAGGTTTTTTTTCCACCTCCATTTTTCAGCCAATAATAGGTAAATGGATTGATGATTCTCGGATAAAATACATGGCTGAGGGATTTTCAGGTGATGCATTAGAATTGGCAGCTGGCCAGGATACGTTGGGCAAAATGGTTATATTTCCTGCTATTTTAATTGTGCTTTTTTTAATTCTTTTTTTCTGGCAAAAAAACTATGGAGAACCCCAGTTGAATAAAAAATCGAAAATTCAAATAATATTCACAGAGAAGGAATTTAATCCTTTGTGAAATTTTACCAAGCTGGGGCATTAAAGCCAATGAAATTG
This window of the Aquiflexum balticum DSM 16537 genome carries:
- a CDS encoding Dabb family protein, coding for MEEIDECFLSMNKMVGQIPGLLDMEYGPYNGNEGLNEDFTHGFIMTFDSEESRDEYLPHPIHEEVKLLVVPKLEKVIVFDIVV
- a CDS encoding Tm-1-like ATP-binding domain-containing protein, producing the protein MIGCFDTKEENFNFLRQCIVSHGESVISMNTGIFGSTSLFPVELDSELVAAEAGESIEDLRKKADRGHAVDIIGKGAGKLLSRLFTEGKIKAVIGMGGGGGTYIALAAMEPLPIGFPKLCISTLASKDVTRQVGMKDILLMPSVVDVAGLNRISRLIMRNAAAAVSGMAKVNLKTDEKSLGTIAISMFGNTTACVNECTKLLEAKGYEVMAFHANGLGGNAMETLIREDCFVGILDITTTELADELCGGICSAGPGRLTAAVEMGIPQVVVPGCLDMVNFAHPDTVPEQYRERQLYSWAPDVTLMRTDRQENMELAKMIAQRLNQSTVPATVLLPLKGLSQIDADGGVFHEPEINRVLFDTLKQHLKPHVNIVEIDANINEKKISESAVHLLLENMEIQNQMA
- a CDS encoding phosphoenolpyruvate hydrolase family protein is translated as MANPWTGRGNPYTRQEVRDRLQTVVDQKSAIIAAGAGTGISAKFIEKGGADLIIIYNSGRFRMSGHGSTAGLMAYGDANAVAMEIGEFEVLPVVEEIPVICGVHGSDPRRRIWHHLLKVKEMGFSGINNFPTHCIVDGHFRQVLEETGMGFEKEVEMVRIANKMDLFSIVYVATPEEAVQMANAGADAIITHVGTTVGGSVGVTGASCTMEDAIERTNRIIEAAKKVNPKVFFLTHGGPINTPEDVRKILDKTNAHGFVGASSLERMGVEKSLTDLTREFKKLTIQK
- a CDS encoding MFS transporter; protein product: MNGKINKSALFTGSCFALITTAFSFSIRAGVLPQFAEQFGLSAEQLGFINSMWFLGFPISMVIGGLVYHSFGPKNIMIVAFVAHSLGIILTIYAGGYVILLLSTLLIGIGNGCTEAACNPMIADTYSGVKMNKMLNRFHMWFPGGIILGAILSKFMTDFEFGWQLQIWIIMIPTIIYAALFYGKSFPKPKIQGANSLFENLKAMASPLYIFLFCCMALTAITEFGPNQWVNIVLSYSGADAMLILALISGVMVVGRFFAGPIVKGLGQTGVLLFSSLLATIGIYMFSTVTGFMAYGAAIIFALGICYFWPIMIGIVAQRVPLSSAFGMSVIGGIGFFSTSIFQPIIGKWIDDSRIKYMAEGFSGDALELAAGQDTLGKMVIFPAILIVLFLILFFWQKNYGEPQLNKKSKIQIIFTEKEFNPL